A stretch of the Streptomyces sp. WMMB303 genome encodes the following:
- a CDS encoding HAD family acid phosphatase yields the protein MPRPLRSVLPLVAVAAVAGTAFFGVGQATAEHAVPRTDKEIPNLDQVKTKIEAYYGDIETPDGEHYASPHSNYAKQTRRIAAKARKELTRDLRRYDGQGTRHGSGDKPALVVDVDDTTLLTYNFERRIGYHYTPRAQDDYLRTTDMDPVFGMRKLVNWAHGKGITVFLVTGRKEYQRDWSVRNLKKAGYRNPVDKEHFFLKDEEHPPPYLKCGSDCTTIEYKSGTRKHIEAQGYDILANFGDQYSDLKGGHSGRTVKMPNPMYYLP from the coding sequence ATGCCCCGTCCTCTCCGTTCCGTTCTGCCGCTCGTGGCCGTCGCCGCTGTCGCGGGCACGGCCTTCTTCGGCGTCGGCCAGGCCACAGCCGAGCACGCCGTGCCCAGGACCGACAAGGAGATCCCCAACCTCGACCAGGTGAAGACGAAGATCGAGGCGTACTACGGCGACATCGAGACCCCCGACGGCGAGCACTACGCGTCGCCCCACAGCAACTACGCGAAGCAGACCCGCCGCATCGCCGCGAAGGCCCGCAAGGAGCTGACCCGGGACCTGCGCCGGTACGACGGCCAGGGAACCCGGCACGGCTCCGGCGACAAGCCGGCCCTCGTCGTCGACGTGGACGACACCACCCTGCTCACCTACAACTTCGAGCGGCGGATCGGCTACCACTACACGCCGCGGGCGCAGGACGACTATCTGCGGACCACCGACATGGACCCGGTCTTCGGCATGCGCAAGCTCGTCAACTGGGCGCACGGCAAGGGCATCACCGTCTTCCTGGTGACCGGGCGCAAGGAGTACCAGCGCGACTGGAGCGTCCGGAACCTCAAGAAGGCCGGCTACCGCAACCCGGTCGACAAGGAGCACTTCTTCCTCAAGGACGAGGAGCACCCGCCGCCCTACCTCAAGTGCGGCAGCGACTGCACGACGATCGAGTACAAGTCGGGCACCCGCAAGCACATCGAGGCGCAGGGCTACGACATCCTCGCCAACTTCGGCGACCAGTACAGCGATCTCAAGGGCGGACACTCCGGCCGCACGGTCAAGATGCCCAACCCCATGTACTACCTGCCCTGA
- a CDS encoding protealysin inhibitor emfourin has protein sequence MRITVIRTGGFAGLTRRATVETADRPDAEELAQLADQAVREGLSEAPTGVPDGFHYEVDVATDQTAASAHFADPKLTEAQSALVRKVLKEGA, from the coding sequence ATGCGTATCACTGTCATCCGCACAGGCGGCTTCGCCGGGCTCACCCGTCGGGCCACCGTCGAGACCGCCGACCGGCCCGACGCCGAGGAGCTCGCGCAGCTCGCCGACCAGGCGGTGCGCGAGGGCCTCAGCGAGGCGCCGACGGGCGTACCCGACGGGTTCCACTACGAGGTCGATGTGGCGACCGACCAGACGGCCGCCTCCGCTCACTTCGCCGACCCCAAGCTCACCGAGGCGCAGTCGGCACTGGTGAGAAAGGTGCTCAAGGAGGGTGCGTGA